Proteins from a single region of Dictyostelium discoideum AX4 chromosome 5 chromosome, whole genome shotgun sequence:
- the hddc2 gene encoding HD domain-containing protein 2 produces the protein MSNYLEFFKICGKLKTLKRTGWVNHGVELPESVSDHMYRMAMMGMCLDKKELIGEDGKEIDKMKIIKMALVHDLGESLVGDFTPHDKITKEEKYQLEKNAIIEITNTLSGEVGKEIFDLWQEYEDCKTNEALLVKDFDKFEMILQAYEYEKQPHQLENKIKLQSFFDSTRGKFHHPLFKSLALQLESDRK, from the coding sequence ATGAGtaattatttagaattttttaaaatttgtggtaaattaaaaacattaaaaagaACTGGTTGGGTTAATCATGGAGTAGAATTACCAGAATCAGTATCAGATCATATGTATCGTATGGCAATGATGGGAATGTGTTTAGATAAAAAGGAATTAATTGGTGAAGATGGTAAAGAGATTGACAagatgaaaattataaagatgGCATTAGTACATGATTTAGGTGAATCATTAGTTGGTGATTTCACACCACATGATAAAATTACCAAAGAAGAAAAATATCAATTAGAAAAGAATGCAATCATTGAAATTACCAATACACTAAGTGGTGAAGTTGGAAAAGAAATTTTCGATCTTTGGCAAGAATATGAAGATTGTAAAACCAATGAAGCATTATTAGTAAAAGATTtcgataaatttgaaatgatCCTACAAGCCTACGAATATGAAAAACAACCTCATCaacttgaaaataaaattaaattacaatCTTTCTTTGATTCAACTAGAGGGAAATTCCATCatccattatttaaatcactTGCACTTCAATTAGAAAGtgatagaaaataa